Genomic window (Lutra lutra chromosome 6, mLutLut1.2, whole genome shotgun sequence):
CAAATATCAAGCATATAGCTTATGAGATTTTAAGTACGTATAGATCTGTACAGCCATAATCCGGAAGAGACATAGACTATTTCCAGGATGCAGATGATTCCTTCTTGCCCCTTTCCAGTTATACCTCTCCCCAAGGACAAACCAAGTGGAAGGAGAGGGTGAGTTGCCCCCAGATAGGGCAAACAGAGGAATGAGTTACTGGGGGCCAGTGATGCCTTCAGAGAAGTAGGAACCCCAGGAGAATGactaaatttgaaaatacaaggaaaggCAACTTAGACGTGGACAGACTTGATGTCTTTGGTGAGAATTTCAAAACCTTATCTCAGAACAATGAAAAGCTACATTCACCACGTGTctagcaggaaacagatggtatGGTCAGCCTGGGTGACGGAGCAGAGTTTAATAAAGGGCTTATATACAAAGACATGTGCAGCATTAAGAAAACCAGCaagaaaaagcttgcagcctttctgttgagatcaggaacacgacaaggatgcccactctcaccactcttgttcaacatagtattagaagtcctagcaacagcaatcagagaacaaagagaaataaaaggtatccacattggcaatgaagaagtcaaactctctctctttgcagatgacatgattctttatatggaaaacccaaaagactccacccccaaactactagaactcatacagcaattcagtaacgtggcaggatacaaagtcagtgtacagaaatcagtggctttcttatacactaacaatgaaaatacagaaagggaaattagagaatcccttccatttactatagcaccaagaaccataagatacctgggaataaacctaaccaaagaggtaaaggatctgtactcgaggaactacagaacactcatgaaagaaattgaagaggacacaaaaagacggaagaccattccatgctcttggattggaagaataaacattgttaaaatgtctatactgcctagagcaatctatacttttaatgccattctgatcaaaattccactggtatttttcaaagagctggagcaaataatccagaaatttgtatggaatcagaagagaccctgatcactaaggaaatgttgaaaaacaaaactggcggcatcacgttacctgatttcaagctttactacaaagctgtgatcaccaagaaagcatggtactggcataaaaacagacacatagaccagtggaacagagtagggagccgatatggaccctcaactctatggtcaaacaatcttcgacaaaacaggaaaaaaatatacagtggaaaaaagacagtctcttcaataaatggtgctgggaaaactggacagctatatgtagaagaatgaaacacgactattctcttacaccgtacacaaaaacaaactcaaaatggataaaagacctcaatgtgagacaagaatccatcagaatcctagaggagaacataggctgtaatctcttcgatatcagccacagcaacttctttcaagatacgtctccaaagcaaaggaaacaaaagcgaaaataaacttttgggacttcatcaaaatcaaaagcttctgcacagcaaaggaaacagtcaagaaaacaaagaggcacccacagaatgggagaagatatttgcaaatgacagtacagacaaaaggttgatatccaggatctataaagaactcctcaaactcaacacacacaaaacagacaatcatatcaaaaaatgggcagaagatatgaacagacacttctccaatgaagacatacaaatggctatcagacacatgaaaaaatgttcatcatcactagccatcagggagattcaaattaaagccacattgagatatcaccttaaccagttagaatggccaaagcaAGACAAGagacaacatgtgttggaggggatgtggaaaaaggggaaccctcttacactgttggtgggaatgcaagttggtgcagccactttggagaatagtatggagattcctcaagaaattaaaaatagagctttcctatgaccctgcaattgcactactgggtatttaccccaaagatacagatgtagtgaaaagaagggccatctgtaccccaatgtttatagcagcaatggccacggtcgccaaactgtggaaagaaccaagatgcccttcaatggacgaatgcataaggaagatgtggtccatatacactatggagtattatgactccatcagaaaggatgaatacccaacttttgaagcaacatggatgggactggaagagattacactgagtgaaataagtcaagcagagagagtcaattattatatggtttcacttacttgtggagcataaaaaatagcatggaggacaaggggagttagagaggagaagggagttgggggaaattggaaggggaggtgaaccatgagagactatggactctgaaaaacaatctgaggggtttgaagcagcaggaggtgagaggttgggggaactgggtggtgggtattagagagggcacagattgcatggagcactgggtgtggtgcaaaaacaaggaatactgttatgctgaaaataaaaaaaaagaaaaaaagaaaaaaaaaaaaagaaagaaaaccagcaagAAACAGCCTAGCACCCAGGGACAGCAATAACACAGATTCACCACACTGCAGGCTCCAAAGTGCCTGGGGAAGGGCACTGCTTATGGGAATTTGAGGGGATGGCTGTATAGAGAGAGGGATTCCACCTGACCTTTCCTGAAGGAAGTCTACCAACCCCAGGGCAATGTTGCAGAGAGGTTGTCTGGGTTAAATACCTTCATTTCAACTTCCTTACATCCTGCAAGTACTTCTCATTGGTAAAATGCCCCTGGACACACCAGGGCAAGGGGAATCCCTTAATTCTAATCCTAATCTGTGCTCCCTTCTAGGGAAAACAGAGGGAATCTAGTATAGAAACCATGGGAGATACTTGAGAGGACAGTCATTAACTTCAGATTAACTGCAGAGTAGATTGAAAAGCTGTGAAATCTGCAGCAAGAACTCAAGTTAACATGGATGGGAAGGGAGGCCTATTTACAGATGACCATGTATGTCCttcattgaataaattaatgtctATATCAATAAATAGAGACAATTTGCCCATAACCTAATAGCTATATATTGCATGCAGCCAGCTAGTAAATCTATCCAAATAGatgattccatttctattcaGATAGATTTATATCTACAGACAGTCCTAGTCTAACAACCACATGCCATTGTCCCACACACTAAAAAGCTGGCCATCCCTGTAGTGATCCCTCCGTTCTTGGGAAACCCCTGATGCTGTATAATAAGCATacagaggtgggggaggacacGTAACCGAGGCTCTCTCCTTTGACCAAATTTTAATCAGGCTCCTTTAATCCCTGTACTTAGCTAGACCAGATCCTgggcttccctctctgcctttgtaAAATCCAGTTTGAGCAAGAATCCTGCTCAGTCAGTTCCGCAAAAATCTCCCACCTTTGGTATCTAACCAGCTTCAACCTCTTATCATTCTGGCCCGCCTTCAGCAAAAATTCTGATGAGTTAGTCTAGCAAGAAGTTCCTTTAACCCTGGtgtttcctcttagtaattttccaccTACTGTCCCATACCCAGTTCTTTGTGAATAGATCCCCACTGGAGTTTGTGGGAGTCAGAGTTGAGTCCAATCTCCCCTACAATACAAACCATGCTGTAGTAGCCTCCCTTGAATAAAGTCTGTCTCGCTACCATTGATGAGGGGatgaataatttattctttaacacacacacaccgcgcagtgattttttttaatgattttatttatttatttgacagacagagattacaagtaggcagagaggcaggcagagagagaggggggaagcaggctccctgctgagccgagagtccaatgcagggctcaatcccaggaccttgagatcatgacctgagccaaaggcagcggcttaacccgctgagccaccaaggcgcccctacaataaataatttttaattaagaaagacaATAAAGTCAATAGAAGTTATCTTTctatccagaaagaaagaaatggagtaaAATGAACTCATTTCAACTAACTTCAAGGACAAACTAAAACATTACTTCTTTATTTATGGAGATTGATTGGCTTATGTTTATATCTATGTTACATCTATCCATATTATTTGTACTTCAGAGACCTCAAATTAATTTACAAGTAAGTTTTCCAAACAAGCAATTATTGATTTGAAAAACATTCAGTAAGAAATGTGGGAATTACTAGAGACCTGTTGGAAAAGATTTAGGAAGAAGACAGAAGCAAAATGTACATAAAAGATGTCAGTGCCTTTACTAGTAACAGCTTGTAAGAAACACTTGGTTCAATGCTGAACAAGCGTGTGGGATAGGTActtgtttttccaaagaaaatcatATACTGGTGTCCCTGGAAAGATAGTAGGTCTAACTtacgtgatttttaaaaaggaagaaatattacaATGGCAAGATGTGGATCATTATCACTTTACAAAATAGTCCACTATTTCCAAGTTTCaattattaaaggaaaaggaggagatttccatttaagaataaaatacatttactcAGTAATCATTGAAATGGACGAATCCGGCTTACAATCCTGCTTAGTGGTGGGGTTCCACAAAGACAGGGATTCTAAGGGAacattatgaaaaagaaacaatccaaACACTTAACTATGACTATGAAAAGTGATGTGAATTAGGATGCAACTAATATTGCTGAAAATTAAATTACACAATATTAGAGCACAAACAGTATGAAACCCTAATTTTCTATCTGAAACTCTGTGAGATACAAAGGAATTCAAAGATTGCCAAAATAGTCTCACCCGGCACTGGCAGATGGCAGAACCAGGAGAGGATTCAGAAATCCCAGCTTCTGTGCTCTTTTCCTTCACCTCTGTATCTCCTCTGTCTCAATGAAGTAACAAACAAGGAGCCTAAtattttcacagaattttaaCTTATCCAAGGAATATTCAGTTGacttcattctctcctttcctacACTCTCCTATAGAAACACTGAATAAAGaaggactttatttctttttgaattaagaagttttttgttttccccaccaCTCAAACCATGGTGCCCTAAGAAGCATGTCCACAATCTCATGACACCACACAGCCCACTGTCACAGCACCATTCATCCTTCCTACCCCTTGCCTGCCTTCAGCTAAAGAAGTCATTCTTGGTACAAATCAATAGTGCGTGTCCGAGATGAGAAGATCTCCCAACTCAGGCAGAGTTTCAGTGCCTTTCTGAACCATCTGTAGGAAAAAACATAGATGATAGGGTTGCAGGCTGAGTTGAAGTATTCAAACCAAATAATAATGTCAAAGATCAGTGGTGGTGTGATGAAGTTAAGAAGGCTGTCAACCAGCGTGTCAATGGTGAAGGGAAGCCAACACAAGAGGAATATCCCCACAGCGATGCCCAGAGTCTTGGCAGCTTTTCTTTCACGTTTGGAAGCCCCAGCCAGGTTTTTGCTCAAGGTGTTGATCTGTTGGGCCTGCCTTGTGGCAACCACAAAAATCTTCACATACAAGCTGATCATGATGAGGCAGGGGAAAAAGAACATAGGAAAGTTTAGCCAGCCCCAAAACTTATTGAATAGCAGTTGGCAACTGCCAACACAAGGCATCTCTTCCAGCCACTGACTGAGTGCATTCTCTACCACATCTGTGTAGAGGAAGAAGGCAGTGTAAACTGCTGGGATCCCCCACCCTGCCAGGATGTACCTGACGGCCACCCTGACCGTGAACTTGGAGGGATAGATCAGGGGCTCACAGATGGCACAGTGGCGGTCTATGGAAATGAAACAGAGATGGAAGATGGAGGTGAGGCAGAAGAGGGTGTCCAAGTAGGTATGCAGGTGGCAGAGGAAGTCTCCAAAGTACCAGCAGCTCTCTACTGAGCGAACGATGCTGAGGGGCATCACTAGTAGACCCAGAAACATGTCAGCCAGGGCCAGGGAAAGCAGTAAGAAGTTGGTGGGAGAGTGAAGCACTTTGAAGTAGGACACAGCAAACACCACAAACAAATTTCCTAGGACCGTAATCACCATGCCTAATGCACAAGCCAGGTAGATGGCCAACCGAATGTCCAGAGGATGGATTGTCCTGGGGCAAGACCCGTTCACCTGGTAGCAGAATGTTATGGAGAGTTCTTCAGCACCTTGGATGAGGACAGCGCtcatttatgatttcttcttttcctctctctctgggaacTGGCCACCtgtcccaccccccaaaaaagacataGAGGAGAAACTGAAGAGCGGTTTGGAACCTAGTACAATTTCCTCAGGTACTGAATAAAATGTGCTCCAAAAATCAAAGCAACATGGGATTTAAGATCTCTCAAGAGTCACTTCTCTGCTAACTCTGTTTTGTCTGACTGGGCACTTTTGAAATTAATGTAGACtatatctttaaggaaaaagaagaagaatgtaagTTAAATGTTCCCACAAAGACAAAACAGGCAATGTCACAGTAGCATTATACAATTATTGAGAGGGTGCCTCTGCCATTTTGATAATTGCACCCATTGTCAAGTGTAAAGTGAGACTTTAAGTTATAAGTCTGAACCAAAGGAAGAATTCATTCTTTGTAACAAATCATCACTTGGGGAAGGAGTAACTTCTGGCTCCTCCCTTCAAGacttaaataaaatgacagtaaaatCCACAGCTTACGATTTTTAATTACATGTCACCTTTTCCTAGAAAATCattcaaaatgcaaataattaaaagaatagaGAATGACCTGATTTCAGTTCTGCTGCTGCACAATTCTTAAAGAGAACACACATTGTTTATACATCTCTAAAGAGCTATGTGatttgaaaaagtatttcttcTATCTTAACACTAACCTGTgaaattttaaacaagttttaataaaatgaattcaacaTTTCTAAGCTGCTTACATAGGTAGGAATCAGAATCACTTCATCAGAAGAAGCCCTCTTATAGCAGGTGAACATAGGTATGTAGAATTCTCTCCCAGCAGCAAAGATGACAGATGTGCAATCAGGATATGATTTTATACTCCAAATAGAAACTAGTCCTCAGTGTGTATGTCACACAAATGAGGGCTAGAGGAGCACCAAGGGACCTAGTTTGCACTATTCACAAGCCTCAGTAGTTTGAGGCTCCTGCTTGGGACAGGATCACTTATCCTGCCAATTAATTAGAGATCATTAAAGACACTGGTTTTATatgttctttagttttatttttggtaagtTTCATATATCCCTTCTGCTTTAGGATTATTCGTGTacaattttttcaacaaaatagtTGAGAATAATTGATCATAATCCCTTTGGTTTTTGACCTCCACATTggattcatcattttttttttttttttagctcttatgtttatCTTCGTTAGAGAAATCACAGTAGATGAAAAAGTGCCCTGAACACAGCAGTTAGATTCTGGTTCTGTTACTGCCTACGTCATGATTTATACccttcatccctctctctcctaATTGGTAAGAATACCTATAATTAGACTTACATGTCCCTACTTCACATggatatggaaaataatatattcaacCATATTCTGCACTCTCTGATTCTTGGTACCAAACCTCCAGAGGATGAAATGCCTCTTTATGGCCTTAGAGAGATCATTACACAATATAAGTCAAAATGACGTTGCAAAAATGACATAATGCTAAAGGTGACAAGAGATTACATCTGCCAGCAGAGTCTTTCATAGAAGGTGTAGAggtcaaaaagaatgaaggaaagaaaatggagaaaaaaaaaagaaggaagttggcAGGCATCTCTACCTTCTCTACAAAGCCTAGGCTAACCTCAGTAGTGATTGCTGGAAATTTGCCTCGTACCAAGTCCATGTTCACGGAAACAGATTTCTGACTCCAGAACTTGATAATCAGACCAGGAAGGATCCTGCGTTACCACAAACCATGACACCCTTCAGTTTATAAGACatagtccaggggcgcctgggtggctcagtgggttaaagcctctgctttcggctcaggtcatgatcccagggtcctgggatcgagccccacatcgggctctctgctcagcagggagcctgcttcttcctctctctctgcctgcctctctacttgtgatctctgtctgtcaaataaataaataaaatctttaaaaaaaaaaagacatagtccATCTGCGATCAGCCAGGAAGTCTTACAGTTCTAAGTTTATGTGACCAAGAGTGTGTGAAAAATAGGAACAAATcccttacaaataaaataaggcCTGAAGGAGGaaattctctcttaaaaaaaaaaagttttgtgcttttttgtttgtttggggggatGTATTACATCAAATCTGAAATGCAATATGCAATCACAAGTCTATTTGgagatacagaatttaaaaagactatttctaGTTTTGTGATCCCTAGATCAGAGATTACCTAATTCTCTGcacccagttttctcatccattaaTTGAGTATAATACACTACCTACACCAGAGTTTTATCATGACGATGAATGAATGTTAAGAACAGTTCCTGTCACAGAGTAAGCAGAATTGGACAGACAAGAGTGTGAGTGGATATTGGTTCAGCCCCTGTGTCAACCCTCCCAAGTTAGGGCTCTTGTCCCCTCTTCCACTCACTTTCAGAAATACATTCCAGTTACATAACAGCTAGGAGCAAAAGTCATTGGCGTCTAGAGCCTCTAGGTTTTCTTGCTTATCTCAGGACTCAGTGATGTTCCTTTCCACCAGCTTTCCCCAAAGGGCTATTTATTTTAAGACATAGGAAATAAGGGTAAGTGAAATGTTTATGAGATAGTCAAAGTGTTGTTTAGATTTAGGATTTTAACAATTAGTCTTGCTATTTTAATATCGCTAAAGTCACTATTCTAGGCCACAAGACAGGAATATTAGTGTTTTCCTGCCTAAGCAATGTCAGACTCCCTTGAAATAAACTATGAATTTTGGTCCAGTAGAGAGAAAGGTGACTAGgcaacattctaaaaaaaaaaaaaaaaaaaaaaaaatctaaccaatAATCTCCAAGGAA
Coding sequences:
- the LOC125102872 gene encoding trace amine-associated receptor 5-like, with protein sequence MSAVLIQGAEELSITFCYQVNGSCPRTIHPLDIRLAIYLACALGMVITVLGNLFVVFAVSYFKVLHSPTNFLLLSLALADMFLGLLVMPLSIVRSVESCWYFGDFLCHLHTYLDTLFCLTSIFHLCFISIDRHCAICEPLIYPSKFTVRVAVRYILAGWGIPAVYTAFFLYTDVVENALSQWLEEMPCVGSCQLLFNKFWGWLNFPMFFFPCLIMISLYVKIFVVATRQAQQINTLSKNLAGASKRERKAAKTLGIAVGIFLLCWLPFTIDTLVDSLLNFITPPLIFDIIIWFEYFNSACNPIIYVFSYRWFRKALKLCLSWEIFSSRTRTIDLYQE